Proteins from a single region of Paraburkholderia aromaticivorans:
- a CDS encoding ABC transporter ATP-binding protein: MRIDYRIDRPVRLETSFEVEGFTVLLGQSGAGKTTLLRAIAGLLPAQGEPFGGLPPQHRAIGYLPQGYALFPHLRAWENVAFALPRGPQRRAHALELLARVRLAQVADHYPSALSGGQQQRVALARALARKPQLLLLDEPTSALDAATRDEVMAELISEMHEFGLPALAVSHDPHLAMLADRVAVMSGRRIVQQGTPEEVLSRPSSVAVARLLGHRNVFTARVTGHEADKGTTILHWESANGVTLRVPQQSGLAAGQRVHWMIPAAAVRLPSAKPEQHCSDNPVIGRVETLLNLGAHCQVALRCGAEQLWLAAPVTLVRHHGLAPGHEITVDLRSSSLLCWPYVNCPGSEEHA, translated from the coding sequence CCGTGCTGCTCGGGCAAAGCGGCGCGGGCAAAACCACACTGCTGCGCGCCATCGCGGGCCTGCTTCCAGCCCAGGGCGAGCCCTTCGGCGGGTTGCCGCCGCAGCATCGTGCGATCGGTTATCTGCCACAGGGTTACGCGTTATTTCCGCACCTGCGTGCCTGGGAAAACGTGGCGTTTGCCCTGCCGCGTGGTCCGCAGCGGCGCGCGCACGCGCTTGAACTCCTCGCGCGCGTTCGACTCGCGCAGGTCGCCGACCATTACCCCTCCGCGCTGTCGGGCGGCCAACAGCAGCGCGTCGCGCTGGCGCGGGCGCTTGCGCGCAAGCCGCAACTACTGTTGCTGGATGAGCCGACCTCGGCGCTCGATGCCGCGACGCGCGACGAAGTCATGGCCGAACTCATCTCCGAGATGCACGAATTCGGCTTGCCCGCGCTGGCGGTCAGTCATGATCCGCATCTTGCAATGCTCGCGGACCGCGTTGCGGTGATGAGCGGGCGGCGCATCGTGCAGCAGGGCACGCCCGAGGAAGTGTTGTCCCGACCAAGTAGTGTGGCAGTCGCGCGGTTGCTCGGACATCGCAATGTGTTCACGGCTCGCGTCACCGGGCATGAAGCTGATAAGGGAACAACCATACTGCACTGGGAATCGGCGAACGGGGTGACCCTGCGGGTGCCGCAGCAGTCGGGGCTGGCAGCGGGTCAACGCGTGCACTGGATGATCCCTGCTGCGGCGGTACGACTGCCGTCTGCGAAGCCCGAACAGCACTGCAGCGACAATCCGGTCATCGGCCGCGTTGAAACGCTGCTGAATCTCGGCGCGCACTGCCAGGTTGCCTTGCGCTGCGGCGCCGAACAGTTGTGGCTGGCCGCGCCGGTTACTCTGGTACGCCATCACGGCCTGGCACCCGGCCACGAGATCACTGTTGATCTGCGCAGTAGCAGCCTTCTGTGCTGGCCGTACGTGAATTGCCCTGGCTCCGAGGAGCATGCCTGA
- a CDS encoding sulfite exporter TauE/SafE family protein: MTAPDTMPRNRPAAFSGGAIIGALGGLIGLGGAEFRLPLLIGAFQFGALEAVILNKAMSLVVVASALPFRAHAVPWSAVVAHWPVIVNLLAGSLLGAWRGAGWATRARPQLLYRVIAGLLVVIAMILLFGHSATQHDAVPVTGIVQVTLGVIAGFIIGTVAALMGVAGGELLIPTLVLLFGIDIKLAGSLSLVVSLPTMLTGFARYSQDSSFAVLRKNRAFVLLMSVGSIGGAFVGGQLVGIVSSAVLLPVLAAILVISSVKVWQHS, translated from the coding sequence ATGACAGCGCCGGACACCATGCCCCGGAACCGCCCGGCCGCGTTCAGCGGCGGCGCCATCATCGGCGCCCTTGGCGGCCTGATTGGCCTCGGCGGTGCGGAGTTTCGCCTGCCGTTGCTCATTGGTGCATTTCAGTTTGGCGCGCTGGAAGCCGTGATCCTCAACAAGGCGATGAGCCTCGTTGTGGTCGCGTCGGCCCTGCCTTTTCGGGCGCACGCAGTGCCGTGGAGCGCCGTGGTTGCGCACTGGCCCGTCATCGTGAACCTGCTGGCCGGCAGCCTGCTCGGCGCATGGCGCGGCGCAGGCTGGGCAACAAGAGCACGTCCCCAGCTGCTGTACCGGGTGATAGCCGGCCTGCTTGTCGTGATTGCTATGATCCTGCTGTTCGGGCATAGCGCGACGCAACACGATGCCGTGCCTGTGACAGGGATCGTGCAGGTGACGTTGGGGGTCATCGCCGGGTTCATCATCGGCACCGTCGCGGCTCTGATGGGCGTCGCCGGCGGAGAACTGCTGATACCGACGCTGGTGCTGCTCTTCGGTATCGACATCAAGCTGGCCGGCAGTCTTAGTTTAGTGGTGAGCTTGCCGACGATGCTGACCGGATTTGCGCGCTACAGCCAGGACAGCAGCTTCGCCGTCCTGCGAAAAAACCGGGCATTCGTGCTCCTCATGTCGGTCGGCTCAATTGGCGGCGCATTCGTAGGTGGCCAGTTGGTCGGCATCGTCTCCAGCGCCGTGCTGCTACCGGTGCTCGCCGCAATTCTCGTGATTTCGTCGGTAAAGGTTTGGCAGCATAGTTGA
- the imuA gene encoding translesion DNA synthesis-associated protein ImuA, translated as MGALPARVEEIHPSLWRGAQLARGGGRTVDTGYASLSTELPGGGWPLGALTEVMLQQTGIGELRLLAPALAATKRPITLVQPPQEPNAPGLAYVGVPLENTLLLRPKTTADSLWSAEQILRAGTCGALLFWQNHVKTEWLRRLQVVAKSSETLFVVFRPLAAAMDPSPAELRLSVRPTTDGVSVEVVKRKGPAAAQPIVVELHPSPVLLSRHPRSRRPSAVGRRSLAETTPA; from the coding sequence ATGGGCGCGTTACCGGCACGTGTCGAGGAAATCCATCCGTCACTGTGGCGCGGTGCGCAGCTGGCGCGCGGCGGTGGACGGACGGTCGATACCGGCTATGCCAGCCTCTCGACGGAGCTGCCGGGCGGTGGATGGCCCTTGGGCGCACTCACTGAGGTGATGCTCCAGCAGACAGGGATTGGGGAGTTGCGCCTTCTGGCTCCGGCTCTCGCCGCCACGAAGCGACCGATCACCTTGGTCCAGCCACCACAAGAGCCGAATGCTCCGGGGCTCGCGTATGTGGGCGTCCCGCTGGAAAACACCTTGCTGTTACGGCCCAAAACGACTGCCGACTCCCTCTGGTCTGCAGAGCAGATCCTCCGCGCGGGAACATGCGGAGCGCTTCTTTTCTGGCAAAACCACGTCAAAACCGAATGGCTGAGGCGCCTGCAGGTTGTCGCGAAGTCAAGTGAAACCCTGTTTGTCGTTTTCCGACCGTTGGCGGCGGCTATGGACCCATCGCCGGCTGAGTTGCGGCTATCGGTCCGGCCGACAACTGACGGCGTATCCGTAGAAGTCGTAAAGCGAAAGGGCCCTGCCGCGGCGCAGCCGATCGTGGTCGAGCTTCACCCGTCGCCCGTGCTACTCAGTCGACACCCCAGAAGCCGCCGTCCTTCGGCGGTGGGTCGACGAAGCCTCGCCGAGACCACGCCGGCCTGA